One window from the genome of Bacillus weihaiensis encodes:
- the ytkD gene encoding RNA deprotection pyrophosphohydrolase: MYQFIDFYHNEVTLSFEDHPFSKEPKHVWVVCRYKDEWLLTKHSDRGLEFPGGKVEKNETAIDAAVREVKEETGGIVKDITYLGQYQVKGKEKVIVKNIYFAFIDSLEKQDGYFETFGPVLKKTIPDNVKLNQQYSFIMKDDVLTWSLRTICDKWGIELN; this comes from the coding sequence ATGTATCAGTTTATAGATTTTTATCACAATGAAGTAACCTTATCATTTGAGGATCATCCTTTTTCAAAAGAACCGAAGCATGTGTGGGTTGTTTGCAGATATAAGGATGAGTGGCTATTAACAAAGCATTCTGACAGAGGGCTGGAGTTCCCTGGAGGAAAAGTGGAAAAAAATGAAACGGCTATAGACGCAGCCGTTAGAGAAGTGAAGGAAGAAACAGGTGGCATTGTCAAAGATATTACTTATCTCGGGCAGTATCAAGTCAAAGGGAAAGAAAAAGTTATTGTAAAGAATATTTATTTTGCTTTTATTGATTCCTTAGAAAAGCAGGATGGCTATTTTGAAACATTCGGACCAGTTCTTAAAAAAACGATTCCTGATAATGTCAAACTAAATCAACAGTACAGTTTTATTATGAAGGACGATGTTTTAACCTGGAGTTTACGTACTATATGTGACAAGTGGGGAATTGAGCTAAACTAA
- a CDS encoding hydrolase: protein MEDKKTYYISMGSGEISQLSTVSSWNYKIEATEEEIIQLREYFDQVYSSDVQGFLRSHTPYVQYHYDRENDAIDDTNIKIYRMIYELGDEEAKNHIQTHQLMSKIAEQE, encoded by the coding sequence ATGGAGGATAAAAAAACGTATTATATCTCTATGGGCAGTGGTGAAATCTCGCAATTAAGTACTGTGTCTTCTTGGAATTACAAAATTGAAGCAACGGAAGAGGAAATTATCCAGCTGAGAGAATACTTTGATCAAGTTTATTCATCAGATGTTCAAGGCTTTCTTCGTTCGCATACTCCTTATGTTCAGTATCATTACGACCGAGAAAATGATGCAATTGATGATACAAATATAAAGATCTACAGAATGATTTATGAATTAGGTGACGAAGAAGCAAAAAATCATATTCAAACTCATCAATTAATGTCCAAAATTGCAGAACAAGAATAA